In Capsicum annuum cultivar UCD-10X-F1 chromosome 7, UCD10Xv1.1, whole genome shotgun sequence, one genomic interval encodes:
- the LOC107877892 gene encoding pollen receptor-like kinase 4 codes for MAQATQKNYKNKNQKKNKHFLLLLIMSCLAFVATPSEGKLSEAEVLLKFRESLKFDGNPFSTWDVNVPPCTEENNKPKWKNLFCEKGMVFGLNLENLGLSGTIDLEVLKELPHFRTISVLKNKFEGSLPPLNKLPTLKTAYFSNNKFSGPIDGKIFEGMHSLKKLHLANNEFTGPLPPIFGEIPNLRELNIQNNKFEGPIPPSYAHLYMPVYDGNEGLCGPPLSKQCNQEVQKKQILSSSSSSSGWKIALIVVVVVAVICIIAVIVISRRKKNTQQEVVLGGASSDVPPASQDQKLIPPSDHLNKMEQGHSAASTPDRLSTDGKRAEVAGQKLLFLKDEIEKFDLPDLLKASAEVLGSGVFGSTYKAALSTGPVMVVKRFRHMNKVGKEDFHEHMRRLGRLSHKNLLPVLAFYYRKEEKLLVFEYVNNVSLAVYLHGNSKSRGDQSLDWPTRLKIVKGVSKGILYLYNELPSLTAPHGHLKSSNVLLTETFEAVLTDYALLPVVNAEHAHENMISYKAPEVKQFGKINRKTDVWTLGMLILEILTGKFPSNLLGKGAQDTDDLATWVNFVLGEKSLEAEVFDKDMQGTKDCESEMMKLLKIGLNCCEVDVEKRWDIKEVVERIEEVKEKGDFCSTVIAAATIEADNMHTSR; via the exons ATGGCGCAAGCTACACAGAAAAACTACAAAAACAAAAACCAGAAGAAAAATAAACATTTCCTCCTCCTTCTTATCATGTCCTGTTTAGCATTTGTGGCAACCCCATCAGAGGGAAAATTATCCGAGGCTGAGGTTCTGCTCAAGTTTCGTGAATCTTTGAAGTTCGATGGCAACCCCTTCTCGACATGGGATGTCAATGTACCACCCTGCACTGAAGAGAACAATAAGCCCAAATGGAAGAACCTTTTTTGTGAAAAAGGGATGGTTTTTGGTTTGAATCTTGAAAACCTTGGCCTAAGTGGTACCATTGATTTGGAGGTACTTAAGGAGCTGCCTCATTTTAGAACCATaagtgttttaaaaaataaatttgaaggaTCTTTGCCACCTTTAAATAAACTGCCTACATTAAAGACTGCTTATTTCTCAAATAACAAGTTCTCTGGGCCAATTGATGGAAAGATTTTTGAAGGGATGCATTCATTAAAGAAACTTCACCTAGCAAATAATGAATTTACAGGACCACTCCCTCCCATATTCGGTGAAATACCAAATCTAAGGGAGTTGAATATTCAAAATAATAAGTTCGAGGGTCCAATTCCTCCTTCCTATGCACATCTATATATGCCTGTTTATGATG GCAACGAAGGTCTTTGTGGTCCACCTTTATCAAAACAATGCAATCAGGAGGTACAAAAAAAGCAAATATTGTCGTCGTCGTCATCATCATCTGGTTGGAAGATTGCCCTTATCGTAGTTGTAGTTGTTGCAGTTATATGCATTATTGCCGTTATAGTCATCAGCCGTCGCAAGAAAAATACCCAACAGGAAGTAGTACTAGGGGGAGCATCATCAGACGTCCCACCGGCCAGTCAGGACCAAAAATTAATTCCTCCATCTGACCATCTAAACAAAATGGAACAAGGACATTCTGCTGCATCTACTCCTGATCGCTTGTCTACCGATGGCAAGAGAGCAGAAGTGGCTGGACAAAAACTTCTCTTCTTGaaggatgaaattgagaaatttgACTTGCCTGATTTGTTGAAAGCCTCTGCTGAAGTTTTGGGAAGTGGGGTCTTTGGTTCAACTTACAAAGCTGCACTTAGCACTGGTCCTGTCATGGTTGTAAAAAGGTTCAGGCATATGAACAAAGTCGGCAAAGAAGACTTCCATGAGCATATGAGGAGGCTTGGCAGATTGAGCCATAAGAATTTGCTTCCTGTTCTCGCTTTCTATTATAGGAAGGAGGAAAAGCTTCTCGTCTTTGAGTATGTCAACAATGTCAGCCTTGCCGTTTATCTTCATG GAAATAGCAAATCACGTGGTGACCAAAGCTTGGATTGGCCAACTCGTTTGAAAATTGTGAAAGGAGTAAGCAAAGGGATATTGTACCTGTATAATGAGCTACCAAGCTTGACAGCACCTCATGGTCACCTCAAGTCCTCAAATGTTCTTCTAACTGAAACCTTCGAGGCAGTTCTCACAGACTACGCCTTACTACCAGTGGTGAATGCTGAGCATgctcatgaaaacatgatatcaTACAAAGCACCAGAGGTGAAGCAATTTGGTAAAATCAATAGGAAAACTGATGTTTGGACACTTGGTATGTTAATCTTAGAGATCTTGACTGGAAAATTCCCTTCCAATCTTTTGGGAAAAGGAGCTCAAGACACTGATGATTTAGCGACGTGGGTGAActttgttcttggagaaaaatCATTAGAAGCGGAGGTGTTTGATAAAGACATGCAAGGAACAAAAGATTGTGAGAGTGAAATGATGAAGCTTTTGAAGATTGGGCTAAATTGTTGTGAGGTTGATGTTGAGAAAAGATGGGATATAAAAGAAGTAGTGGAGAGGATTGAGGAAGTAAAAGAGAAAGGTGATTTCTGCTCTACTGTTATTGCTGCTGCAACTATTGAAGCTGACAATATGCATACTTCAAGATAA